From Burkholderia cenocepacia, the proteins below share one genomic window:
- a CDS encoding 4-hydroxybenzoate 3-monooxygenase: MRTQVGIIGAGPAGLLLSHLLHLKGIESVVLETRGREQIESTIRAGVLEQGTMDLLEASGVGERMKAEGALHHGFELAFDGKRRRIDLKALTGRAITVYAQHEVIKDLVAARVAAGGSILFGVADVSIHNIDTPAPSIRFMHQGQSHTLNCDFVIGCDGSQGVSRSAIPESVRRDFERVYPFGWFGILVEGAPSADELIYARHDRGFALVSTRSPTVQRMYFQCDPKDSVDMWSDDRIWAEMHARVDSADGQRVVDGKIFQKNIVGMRSFVSTTMQHGRLFLAGDAAHIVPPTGAKGLNLAVSDVRTLSGGLDAYYRTGDEAQLAAYSQSALKRIWRAEHFSYWMTRMMHRLDDASPFEQQLQVAELEHVTTSETAARSMAENYVGSVVV, encoded by the coding sequence ATGCGCACTCAAGTAGGCATTATTGGCGCCGGTCCTGCCGGCCTCCTTCTCTCTCATCTTTTGCATCTGAAAGGTATCGAGTCCGTCGTGCTCGAAACCCGCGGACGCGAGCAGATCGAATCGACGATCAGGGCGGGTGTACTCGAGCAGGGGACGATGGACCTGCTTGAAGCGTCTGGTGTCGGTGAACGAATGAAGGCGGAAGGTGCGTTGCATCACGGCTTTGAACTCGCGTTCGACGGAAAGCGGCGGCGCATCGACCTCAAGGCGTTGACCGGGCGGGCCATCACCGTCTATGCGCAGCACGAAGTCATCAAGGATCTGGTGGCGGCTCGCGTTGCTGCGGGCGGCTCTATCCTGTTTGGTGTCGCGGATGTCTCGATTCACAACATCGACACGCCAGCCCCGTCGATACGGTTCATGCATCAAGGGCAATCGCATACGCTGAACTGTGATTTCGTGATCGGATGCGACGGTTCGCAAGGGGTGTCCCGTTCGGCGATTCCCGAGAGCGTTCGGCGCGATTTCGAGCGCGTCTATCCCTTCGGCTGGTTCGGCATTCTGGTTGAAGGTGCACCGTCCGCCGACGAACTGATCTATGCACGTCATGATCGTGGCTTTGCATTGGTCAGCACCCGTTCGCCGACGGTTCAGCGTATGTATTTCCAGTGCGACCCGAAAGATTCCGTCGATATGTGGTCCGACGATCGGATCTGGGCCGAAATGCATGCACGCGTCGACTCCGCCGATGGTCAGCGCGTTGTCGACGGGAAGATTTTTCAGAAGAATATCGTCGGCATGAGAAGCTTTGTCTCGACGACGATGCAGCATGGCCGGCTGTTTCTTGCCGGCGATGCCGCTCATATCGTTCCGCCCACCGGAGCAAAAGGTCTCAACCTGGCGGTCTCCGACGTACGGACCCTGAGCGGTGGACTGGACGCCTATTACCGGACTGGCGATGAAGCGCAACTCGCTGCGTACAGTCAGTCCGCGCTGAAGCGGATCTGGCGCGCGGAGCATTTCTCCTACTGGATGACCCGCATGATGCATCGCCTCGACGATGCCTCGCCGTTTGAACAGCAGTTGCAGGTTGCCGAACTCGAACATGTGACTACGTCCGAGACTGCGGCGAGGTCCATGGCGGAAAACTATGTCGGCAGCGTTGTCGTTTAG
- a CDS encoding helix-turn-helix domain-containing protein encodes MNQVTTTDHYHRDDRLLAWADQVRASCVPMVFRTKSDQGFRGEISSVNTGGVCVSRISAVDHVAAHDWDDVRRTADDYLLVSIQIEGRGALEQDARTAFVDPTDMVLFDSSRHFVWHFSGQHYTIRFPRQALEKLVPCGRQHTAVRIPAATGIRRIAADHIASLHRVLSSDKGAMTACERLGDVSANLVALALADYFNTVPLPRSNVKEMHLLRARALIKDRIHEPELGPERIADELGVSSRYLYRLFAEVGESIGETICTARLNGCGEWLRQRAYANRSITDIAMAWGFNNASHFSRTFRRHFGMSARDYRAKHRSAI; translated from the coding sequence ATGAATCAAGTGACGACCACGGATCATTACCATCGCGACGACCGGCTTTTGGCATGGGCGGATCAGGTCCGGGCCAGTTGCGTCCCCATGGTTTTCAGGACCAAATCCGATCAGGGATTTCGTGGCGAGATTTCCAGCGTGAACACCGGCGGAGTGTGTGTGTCGCGGATCTCGGCGGTCGATCACGTCGCGGCTCATGACTGGGACGACGTGCGGCGCACGGCGGACGACTACCTGCTCGTGTCGATACAGATCGAGGGGCGAGGTGCACTCGAGCAGGATGCCCGCACCGCGTTCGTCGACCCTACAGACATGGTGCTGTTCGACTCATCGCGCCATTTCGTCTGGCATTTTTCCGGACAACACTACACGATCCGCTTTCCCCGCCAGGCGCTGGAGAAACTGGTGCCGTGCGGCCGGCAGCACACCGCGGTGCGTATTCCTGCGGCCACCGGGATACGCCGTATCGCCGCGGACCATATCGCGTCGCTGCACCGAGTGCTTTCGTCAGACAAAGGCGCGATGACCGCTTGCGAGAGGCTTGGCGATGTGTCCGCCAACCTGGTCGCGCTGGCGTTGGCGGATTATTTCAACACGGTTCCGCTGCCCAGATCCAACGTGAAAGAGATGCATCTGCTTCGGGCACGTGCGTTGATCAAGGACCGGATTCACGAACCGGAACTGGGACCCGAACGGATCGCCGATGAACTGGGGGTGTCCAGCCGTTACCTCTACCGGCTGTTCGCCGAGGTCGGGGAGTCGATCGGCGAGACCATCTGTACGGCCCGGCTCAACGGGTGCGGCGAGTGGCTTCGGCAACGTGCGTACGCAAACCGCTCGATTACCGATATTGCGATGGCATGGGGTTTCAATAATGCATCGCATTTCAGTCGCACGTTTCGACGTCACTTCGGCATGTCCGCGCGCGACTACCGTGCGAAGCACCGCAGCGCTATTTGA
- a CDS encoding alpha-hydroxy-acid oxidizing protein: MTTGFPGIFSVSDYRDEARRRLPRMVFDYLEGAADDESGLTHNRSAFDRLQLLPRRLSDVSTREQSVPLLGRRIPLPLVIAPTGLNSTFWPKGDLALARAAGKAGIPFALSTASNMSIEEVAKGADGDLWFQLYVVHRNLAKSLVNRARSARYSTLILTADVAVNGFRRRDLRNGFAMPFKASARAAVDGLSHPRWLWSYLMNGMPELKNFATDDASDTASQAAILRRQMDASFSWDDLRRLRDEWPGKLLVKGIVTADDAARCVALGADGVIVSNHGGRQLADLPATADVLPDIVERTSGSTVILDSGIRTGTDVVKAVALGAHAVMLGRATLYGLAARGETGVSDVIDMIKRETDRTLALIGCRSVDELDRSYISKRPS; encoded by the coding sequence ATGACAACAGGATTTCCCGGAATTTTCTCCGTCAGCGACTATCGTGACGAAGCCAGACGGCGGCTGCCGCGCATGGTGTTCGACTATCTGGAAGGCGCGGCGGACGATGAATCGGGATTGACGCATAATCGTTCGGCGTTCGACAGGTTGCAGTTGTTGCCGCGCCGGCTGTCGGATGTCAGCACACGAGAGCAGTCGGTGCCGCTTTTAGGGCGGCGGATTCCATTACCGCTGGTGATCGCGCCGACGGGCCTCAATAGCACGTTCTGGCCGAAGGGCGACCTCGCACTTGCGCGCGCAGCGGGCAAGGCCGGTATTCCGTTTGCGCTATCGACGGCTTCCAACATGTCCATCGAAGAGGTGGCAAAAGGGGCCGACGGAGACCTGTGGTTTCAGCTGTACGTCGTTCATCGCAACCTCGCGAAGAGTCTGGTCAATCGTGCCCGTTCGGCTCGCTATTCGACCTTGATCCTCACCGCCGATGTTGCGGTGAACGGCTTTCGCCGACGCGATCTTCGCAATGGCTTTGCCATGCCGTTCAAGGCAAGTGCACGTGCGGCAGTCGACGGACTGTCGCACCCGCGCTGGCTTTGGTCCTATCTGATGAACGGCATGCCGGAGTTGAAGAATTTCGCCACGGACGATGCATCGGACACGGCCTCCCAGGCGGCGATTCTTCGCCGGCAGATGGATGCGAGCTTCAGTTGGGACGACCTGCGCCGTTTGCGGGACGAATGGCCGGGCAAACTCCTCGTCAAGGGCATCGTGACGGCCGACGATGCCGCGCGGTGCGTCGCGCTCGGCGCGGACGGCGTCATCGTTTCGAACCACGGCGGCAGGCAACTCGCCGACCTGCCCGCGACGGCCGACGTGTTGCCGGATATCGTCGAGCGCACCTCGGGCTCGACGGTCATTCTCGACAGCGGCATCCGGACGGGGACCGACGTCGTCAAGGCGGTCGCGCTGGGGGCCCACGCCGTGATGCTGGGCCGCGCCACCTTGTACGGGCTGGCTGCCAGAGGGGAAACCGGCGTGAGCGATGTCATCGACATGATCAAACGGGAAACTGACCGGACGCTCGCGCTCATCGGTTGTCGCTCGGTGGACGAGCTCGATCGCAGCTATATTTCGAAGCGGCCATCATAG